A window of Acidobacteriota bacterium genomic DNA:
CCTCAGCTGCCGGGAGCGTGGCGTTGAGCGCACTGAAGTACGAACGCGTCACGCAACCCCGATGACACGGTCCGCAGTAGTGACAGGCGGCCCGGCCGTTGAGGGGTGCGGTCAGCACCGCGGCGCGGCCGATCGTCATCAACCGCTCGCCGGGAAACGATGAGCGAATGCGCTCGGCGACGTGCGTCTCGACGCAGTTCATCGTCATCGGCGGCAGAAACGGACCATCAGGCAGGTGCGCCAGGCCCTCGCGCTGGCCGCTCACGCCAATGAACGACTCGACACGGTCGTACCACGGCGCGAGGTCCTGGTAGCGAATCGGCCAGTCAACGGCGATGCCGTCGCGGGCGTTGGCTTCGAAGTCCAGGTCGCTCCAGCGATAGACCTGGCGGCCCCAGATCGTCGACTTGCCGCCCACCTGCCGCGATCGAAACCAGTCGAATGGCTTGTCTTGAGGAGTCGTGTACGGATTGTCCACATCGTCGGCCCACGAACGATGGCTCCATTCATCGAACGAGACCGATCGGCGTTGCTTCGGCTGACGGCTCTCCACGTATCGGCGATCGCCCAGGCCCCGAAAGGGCATGGCCCAGACGGGCTTGTGCTCCGAGTAGTCCTCCGAAGGGACCAGCAGGCGCCCGGCCTCGAGCACGAGGGTGCGCAGCCCAAGCTCGGTGAGTTCCTTGGCGGCCCAGCCGCCGGTCATGCCGGAGCCGATGACGATCGCGTCGTAGTCCGGAGCGTTCTGTTGGCTCATGGCTGAACCTGTGCTTTCCGAGGCCGGGGCGCGTACGGCGCGCAACCGTCATAACGTCCAGGCAAAGGCCATTGGCCGAGCTCCCGGACGACACCGACCTCGGAAGTGAAGTAGCCCCAGATGGTGAGGTACTTCACCGCTCCGAACCAGTGAGTGGGCCCTTCTCGATCCAGTTCCAGAAGGAGCGCGTCCTGCTCGGCACTCGGGCATGCGGCGAACGAGCGGCCAAATCGTGTTCGCGCCAGCGCGTCGAGTGATTCGAGCCCGGCAACGACGCGGGTTCGTTCCGCCTGGTCGTGCCAATCCCGGAGCATGCGGTCGATGAATGCGGGCACGCCGGCGGCCGTGGCGCCAGGCGTGTCGTCGGCGGGGATGATGCGCTCGCACGCGGCGGTGAGGGTCTGCACCACGGATCCCGGCAGTGAGTCGGCGGCCGGCTGGCCGGCACCAACGGCGAGATGCACTTCCCTGCCCCACGCCAGCAACTCGTCTGGAAACAGCGATCCCAGGAGCGGTGCCGCCGCGCCACTCGCCAATCCCCGCAGCACGTCGCGACGGTCCATCGAACTCTGCCTATCTCGGAGCGATCGCTCCGCTCAAATCGTTTGACCCAGGCGGTCGGTGAGGTAGCGGCGATTCAACTCCGCCGCTTCTTTCGGGCTGCGTGCGCCATCGGGGACGGCATCGAGCTCGACGACGATCCAGCCCTTGAATCCGACTTCCCCGAGCGCCTTCATGACTGCTGGCAGGTCGACGCGGCCGCGGCCCAACTCGACGAAGCGATATGGCCGCAACTGGACTAGACCGGGTTCCGGTGAGCGCGTCTCGACATCCTTGAGGTGCAGGAACAGGATCTGCGAGCCGTACTTCCGGATCGCCGCGGCCGGATCGCCACCGCCCTGAAGGTAGTGAGCCACATCCAGTTGCAGCCTGACGTAACGGGGATCGGCCGCGTCAAGAACGCGGTCAATCTCGTCGGGCGCCTCGCCCAGGCTCGCCATGTGATGGTGATAGCCGAGTGGGATGCCGACGTCCGCCGTTCGCTTTCCAAGCTCGGTGAGCCGGCTGCCCAAGGTCCGGTAATCGGCTGAAGTGATGGCACGCTTTGGGCGTGAGTCGATGATCTGCAGATAGAGGCCGCCAACGTCGCGCACAAATCGCGCGTGACGCGTGTGCCTCGCCATCTCTTCTGCTTCAAGAGTCGGATCAATGCCGAGGTTGCCGCTCGAGAGCGCCACCATCGTCAAGTGGTGACGCGCGAGCAATTCCTTGAGCTCGGCCGGACGGTCGCCAAAAACATCAACGGCCGCGGTCCGCAGTTGAACTCCGGGAAACCCGACGGCTTCGATATCGGCCAATGCCTGGCGATCGTTGCCACCCCACGTGATGGCCGCATAGCCAAACCGGAAGGGCTGTTGGGCCGCCCCTGACCACGGCACCGTCGTCGCCATGGCCGCCGAGGCCAACGTTCGGATTGCCTCGCGCCGATTCATGATCGCTCCAGTCGATGCGCGACCTGCGCCCCTCATCGCGACGACCGGTCGTGGTCGCGGGCGAATGATACACGAGGATGGCCCGGTATCGCCGGCCCCAGGCACCCAAACAGGTGAAGAACGTGGGTCGCGTAGCTCGACGAAGAAGAGGTCCCGCTACTTGCGCAGCACGAACCCTTCCATCGCCAGCAGATCGAGGCCGGTGCCGTAGAACACGCGGATGGCATCCCGGGGCGAGCACACCAGCGGCTCGTGAAAGCCGTTGAACGAGGTGTTCACCAGCGCCGGCGTGCCAGACAACTCACCCCAGCGCTCCAGCAGCCGCAGGTAGCGCGGCTCGTCCTCACCGACCGTATGCACCCGCACGGTCGTCGCTCCATTCGGCAGCAGCGTGCGGAACCGTTCCGGATCGCGCGGCGTGTACTCGTACTGCATGAACGGAGAGGGCTGCGGAGGCCCGGTGAGGCCGGCCGGCACCACGAACAGGTCGCCGAGGCGAGACCGCGGGACGCTGACGCCGTAGGTCCGAAACGCGGCTCGCTTCTTGAGATACCCGTTCAAGTTGTCGAGCACGTACGGCGAGAACGGGTCGGCCAGCACGGTCCGGTGCCCGAGCGCGCGCGGACCCCACTCGAGCCGCCCCTGAAACCAGCCCACCAGCCGCCCGGCCGCAATGGCTTCCAGCACGGTCTCCACGACCTGCTCGTCGCGCTGCAGGTCAAACGACAGCTTGCAGTTCTCGAGGGTGGCATTGATCTGCGCGGCGTCATACGCCGGCCCCAGGTAAGCACCTGAGGTGCCCGACACAGCAGGAGTACCGGCCGCCGCCGCGGCCAGCAAGGCCGCTCCCATGGCACTGCCGTTTCGTCCCGGATGCGCCGGCAGAAACGTGCGTTCAAACACCCCGCAGTGCGCCGCCGTGGTGTTCAGGTCGGTGTTGAAAAACAGGCCACCGCTCAGGCACACGTCCTTGGCTCCCGATGCTGTAGCCAATCGCCGCAGCAGCTCCACGAGGCATTCGCCGAGCCGGCGTTGCACCGACGCGGCGACGTCGCGCTGGCGCGACGCGTCACCCCGGGCGGCGTCGGTCACCAGCTCGCGAAAACGGGTGGGGACCTGCATGCCGGCGTCGGCGACGGCAATGGCGTCAGCGAGGCCGTGCTGGCGGTCCACGCCGGCGCGCGCCATGGCTTCGGTCAGGTGTTCGTCGCGCGCGGGCAGGAGACCCAGGGCCGCCGTGAGCTCGCTGTAGATGCGCGCGATCGGAAAGTTGCCGGCATCCACGTCGAGCGGCACGGCATCGGTCACGCCCGTGCCCCGGTAGTGCCACGCGCTCCAGCCCTTTGGAACGCTGGCGTCGCAGATGACGACCAGGGCGGAGCCGAAGCCTGAGGCGCGAAACGCGTATTCCGCATGCGCCTGGTGCGCCGCCACGTCGCGCCGGCCGGCCACGGCCCACGGCGTGGCGTCCTCGTCCCTGACCACCGCCGTGGCGGTGATGTCGCGGTCCTTGCGCCCGAGAAAAGTGAGCAATTCGGCGATGGCCAGATCCGGGCCGCCCAGGGTGGGTGCCTGCCGCGCCCGCGTCAGGCGATTCTCTTCGCACGCCGCAAGGCCGCGTCCGGTGTCGATTAAGGCGGCGGCCGGTCCCAGCCGCGCGCGGGCGATTCCAAGGTAGAGCGTTGCCATCCTGAATGAATGTTAGCGGGTATCTCCGCGTGACGCGGAGGACATCGCATTCCTCGAGGGGAGACATGAGCAACGTTCGCTCAACTTGACGGCGCCTTTCGAGCTGATTATTTTTATTTTCCAGAACAGTTCGACACCTGCTGCGGGAGTCTTTTCAAAAGGAGGGACGACTACCATGCGCCAGGCGATTACCACCGCCCTTGCTTGTTTACTGACCGCCGCTGCCGGCCACGCGCAGGGCGGCTCACCGTCACAGCAGCCTTCAGCCACCTTCAGGACCGACGTCAACCTGGTCGAAGTCCACGCGGTCGTCACCGACGCCCGCGGCGAGTTCGTGAGGGACCTGACCCGGGACGATTTCAAAATCTTCGAATCGGGCCGGGTGCAGACGCCGTCGGTCTTTCAGCTCGTCGATACGCCGATGGCGGCGCAGACGCGGAAGACCACCTCGCTCACCGCGGAACCCGACGTCCGCGCCAGCGCGGCCCGGTTCGAAGGCCGGCTCTATGTGCTCGTCCTCGACGACCTGCACACCAACGCACTCCGATCGCAGTCGGTCAGGCGCGCCGCGCGGCAGTTCATCGAACGCCATCTCGCCGATGGTGACCTCGCCGCGGTCGTGCATACCAGCGGCCGCAGCGACGCCGGCCAGGAGTTGACGCCCAGCCGGCGGCTGCTGCTCGCCGCCGTGGACCGGTTCCACGGCCAGAAACTACCGTCCATCACCGCCGAACGGCTCGCGGTGCACCTGAACGATCGCGACCTGGAACGCGCCATGAACTCGAGCGGCGACACCGGCAGTGCCTCGTCGTCGAACGCCACGTCGCGGACGGAGGATCCGCGTGACGCCGAGCGGGGCATGAATGCGCAACGCGCGCTGGGCGCCATCCGCAACATCGCGAAATGGATGTCGGACGTGCCGGGCCGCCGCAAGTCGCTCGTGCTGTTCAGCGAAGGCATCGAGTACGACATCTACGATGTCTTCAACAACCGCGCCGCCTCGAGCATCATGGCCGACGCGCGCGACGCGGTTGCCGCCGCGCAGCGCGCCAACGTGACAATCTTCGCAGTCGATCCGCGGGGACTGACCCAGCTTGGTGATGAGGCCATCACGATCCAGAGCCTCTCGGACGACCCGCAGGTCGACTACGGGACTTCGCGCGGGTTCGCCAACGAGTTGCTGATGGCGCAGGAAAGCCTGATCTCGCTCGCGCAGGAAACCGGCGGCCTCGCCGTCGTCCGCCAGAGCGACCTCGCCGGCGGCCTCGCGCGCATCGAGCGTGACACCAGCCGCTACTACATCCTGGGGTATGTGGCCGACCCCACGACCTCGCCCGGGAAGTTTCGAAAGATCGAGGTGAAAGTAAACCGGCCCGGCCTGACGATCCGGGCACGCCGGGGCTATGTGCCAGCCGACTTGAAGTCTGCTGAACGCCGCGACACCGGCGTCAAGGCGGGGACATCGCCGGCCCTGGCGGCCGCGTTGGGCAACCCCGTGCCGGTGGGCGACGTGCCCATGCGTGTCTGGGCCGCGCCGTTCAAGGGCACTGGCAAAAGCGCGTCGGTCGCGCTCGCGGTTGAAATCGACGGTTCGGCGTTGCAGTACCGGCAGCAGGGCGATCGTTTCCTGGAGAATCTCGAACTCTCGATTGTCGCCGCCGATCACGACGGCAAGATCCGCGGCTCGGATCGCCAGACGCTGAACCTCAAGCTGAAACCGGAGACGCACCAGCGGCTGACCTCGGGCGGGGGGGTGCGCATGCTGTCGAGAATCGAACTGCCGCCAGCGCGCTACCAGCTGCGGGTCGGCCTGCACGAGTCGAACGGCGGTGCCGTCAGCACCGTGCCACTCGACCTGAGGTTCCCGACTACGCAAAACTGCCGTTTGCGCTCAGTGGACTGGTGATCACGTCCACCGCGGCGCCACGGTTGATGACGCCGCGGCCGGATCCGCTCCTGAAGGAGGCGCTGCCCCTGCCGCCGGTGGCCACCCGGTCGTTCGACCCGACGGAGACGATGGCGGTGTTTGCCGAGATCTACGACCGGTCGGCGCCGTCGCCGCACGAGGTCGACGTCAAGGTCGTGGTGGTGCCCGATGGCAGCTCGAGCCCTGTCTTCGCCGCCACGGAGACGCAGACGATGGCCGCCTCGGCCACCACCCGGACGCACGGCTACCGGGCCGAGATTCCGCTGAACGGCATGGCGCCCGGCGACTACGTGCTGCGGCTCGAAGCCTCGTCGCGGGCCGGCAACCACACGGCAGCTCGTGAGATTCCGTTCACGGTCGGCCGGTCGTTGGCCGTACCGACGCACTAAGGCCGAAACAGGCGGGTCAGTCGTACAGGAGGGCGGTCAACAAGGTGGTGTTGACCGTGAGCGGCTGGCCCGCCTGGTATTCGATGAAGCCAAGGCTCTTGAACCTGTTCAAGAAGAAGTTGACCCGCGAGCGGGTGGTGCCAATCATCTCTGCCAGCGTCTCTTGCGCGATCGGCGGCACGGTGACTAGCGGCGCGCCCTCTGACAGGTCCTTCGCCAGCAGCAGCAGCGTCCGAGCCAGTCGCTTCTCGGCCGGGTGGAAGAGATGGTCGATCAAGTCGTCTTCGATCCGGACGTTGCGGTTCAGGATGTGAGCGATGAACCGGCTCGAGACGTCGTCCGGCCGGTAGAGCAAGGCGGCCATCGCGGTCTTGGCCACTGAGATGACCGAACACTGGCCGACCGCGCGGGCGGTCGCCGTCCGGTACGGCTGACCGGCGAGGGCGCCCTCGCCGAAGAATTGGCAAGAGTTCAGCATCGCGATGACCCCAAACTTGCCGGCGCTCGACAACACCGACAGCTTGATGCAGCCCGACTCGAGGTACATCACCTGCTCCGCGCGATCACCTTGACTGTAGATAACCTCGCCCGGTGCGTAATGGGTGGCGCTCTCTGCGAGCGGCTGCACACGAGGCAGGTCTTGAGTACAGAGGGCAAGGGGGCCCTGACGAGGGGCAAGGGCCGTGTTCATGTGCCGTTAGCTCATGCATACCTGATGCCGCCCAAAACAGCCCGTTATTATCGTGCGGCGGCATTTCGGGAAGGTCTGGAGTCGCGCTGCTACCACTTCTAGGCTGCGGCAAGCTCAGTTAGAGCGATTTGTCCGTGAATCAGCCTCTTGAGTGGCTCTCCTTGACAACTTAGGAGAGGCCGGCATATCTTCCTATACCAACTTAGGAGAGACCGCCGTGTCTAGATCTGCCGACCTTCTGCCGGGGACCCTGGATTTGCTGATCCTGAAGTCCGTCTCGCTTGGAACCCTGCATGGCTACGCGGTGCTGCTGCGCATTGAGCAGATTACCGGCGGCGCCCTGCAGATTCAGCAGGGCGCGCTCTACCCGGCTCTGTATCGGCTCGAATCGCAAGGGCTGATCGAGAGCGAGTGGGGCCTCTCTGACAACAATCGCCGCGCCAAGTACTACAAGTTGACCACCGCCGGCAGGCAACGACTGCGCGACGAGTCGGCCGGCTGGAACCGCCTGGCGGTGGCGATGGCCTCGGCCCTGCGCGCGACGAGCCAGGAGATCTGACATGCGCCAGCTGTTCTCGTGGGCGCGGATCCTCTGGCGCGGCCTGCGACGCCCGGCACAGCTCGACGCGGACATGCGCGACGAGATGCGGTTTCACATCGAGATGGAGACCGAACGCAGGATCCAGCAGGGCCTTGACCCGGCCGAGGCGCGGCGGCAGGCAGCGATCGCGTTTGGCGGCATCGAGAAGTACCGCGGCGCCGGCCGCGATGTCCTTGGCGTGACGTGGCTGCGCGGGCTGTCGACCGACACCAGGCTCGGAGTCCGCATGCTGATGAAGCACCCGGGCCTGACCCTGGTCGCAGTGTTCGCGCTCTCGCTCGCGATCGGCGCCGGCGCCGGCTATCTCGAGTTCACCCGGGATCTGATGCATGGCCGCCTGCCCTTCCCCGACGGCGAGCGCATCGTCGGCATCCAGAACTGGGACCAACAATCCGGCGACCCCGAACACCGGGCGACGTTCGAGTTCGTCAGCTGGCGGGGCCGCCTCGCCTCGATCGAAGATCTCGGCGCCTACCGCGCGCTCAATCGCAACCTGGTCGCGGAAGATGGCCGCGCGGAACCGGTGCGCGGCGTCGAGATCAGCGCGTCGGCGTTTCACATCGCCGGGGTCCCGCCCTTGCATGGGCGCCCGCTCGTCCCGGACGACGAGCGCGCCGGCGCCGCCCCGGTCGTCGTGCTCGGCTACGACGTGTGGACCGGGCGCTTTGGGTCTGACCCATCGGTCGTCGGCCGAGCGGTCAAGCTTGACCAGGCACACCACACGGTCGTCGGCGTGATGCCGCCCGGCTTCGGCTTCCCGATCAGCCACAACCTGTGGGTGCCGCTGCAACTGGGCAACACGGCCCCGCCCGGACGCTCCGGCGCGCCCCTTCGGATCTTCGGCAAGCTTGCGGCGGGCTACGGGACAGCGCAGGCGCAGGCCGAGCTGACGGCGATCGCCCTGCAAGCCGCCACTGCCTTCCCGGAGACACAGACGCACATCCGGCCGGTGGTGAAGCTCTACGTCCAGTCGCTGTGGTCGGCGGTGGAAGACTCAGAGATCCAGACGATCGTGTTCTACGCCGCCAACCTGTTCTTCGTCGGGTTGCTCGTGGTGTGCGGCGCGAACATCGCCACCCTGGTGTTCGCGCGCACCGCGACCCGCGAGGCCGAGATCAGCGTGCGCACGGCACTCGGCGCCAGCCGCGCGCGCATCGCGGGACAACTGTTTGCCGAGGCCCTGGTGCTGACGTCGATGGCGGCGGTCATCGGCCTGGCCGTGGCCTATTTCGGCCTGCTGTGGGTGATGCAGGTCGTGGCCGAGGGCCAGGGGCAGCGCACCTGGTTCTGGTGGAATGACCAGCTGTCGCCGGAGACCTTCGCATATGCCGCGCTGCTGGCGATCGTCGCGGCGGTGATGATCGGCGTGGTGCCGGCGCTCAAGGCCACGGGCCCACGGGTGCAGGATCGGCTGAAGCACGCCACCGGCGGCTCGGCCCCCGGACTGAAGTTCGGCGGCATCTGGACGGGAGTGATCGTCTCGCAGGTCGCGCTGACGGTGGTCTTCCTCGCCGTGACCGGCACGCTCGGCTGGGGCCTGTTCTTCCAGAATGCCGGCGACCGGGAGCTGACCTTCTGCGCCGACCAGTACGTAGTCATGCGTCTCAACATGGACCGGGAGGTGCCGAATGGGCCGGCGACTGATCCCGAGGAAGACGCGCGTTTCCGGCGCCGATTGGGTGCACGGTACGACGACTTCGCGCGGCGCGCGACCGCGGAACCGGCGGTCCGGGGCATTTCATATGGGTCGCGCGTGCCAGGGATGAATCACCTTTCGCTGCCGATCGAAGTGGAAGGTCTCGCAGTGCCTGACGAGGGCGTGATCGTGAAAACCGCGGCGACGGGCGTGCGCTTGTTGACCACGTTCAACGCGACCGTGGTCGCCGGGCGGGCGTTTACGGAAGCGGACCTCGCCCCTGGGCGCGAAGTGGCCGTGGTTGACCAGAGTTTTGTTCGCCACGTGCTGGGCGGCGGAAACGCCGTTGGCCGCCGCTACCGCAAGGCGGCAGGCCGGGAGCACGGCGCCGAGGCGGGCCCCTGGGTCGAAATCGTCGGCGTCGTCGGCGACCTGACCTCCGAGACGCACAAGAAGGCGAGCGATGCGGTGGTCTATCGACCGACGCCGGCTGACGCGACCTACCCCCTGTATGTCGCCGTTCATGTCGCTGGCGACACCACACCGGTGATGTGGCGGCTCAGGGTGCTCGGGGCGGAGGTTGACCCTTCACTCCGGCTCGACGAGGTCCAGACCCTCGACCAGCTGAAAGTGGCGGATCGCGTGGCAATCGATTTCTTTCTCCGTTTGTTGGGTGGCATCGGATTGGTGGCCCTCGTGCTGGCGACCGCCGGTGTCTATGCCCTGATGGCCTTCACCGTGTCGAGGCGGACCACGGAGATTGGTATTCGCCTCGCGCTCGGCGCCTCGTCCGGACGCATCGTGATGACGACATTCTCCCGGGCACTGGCGCAGGTCGGCCTGGGCGTGTTGGTGGGCAGCGTGCCAGCGGTCGCGATTGCGGCGTCGCTCGGGCCGGAGGTGGCGGTCAGCGCCAGTGCGACGACGACCGCCGTGATCTGCATCACGGCCGCAGGGGTGGTGGCGGTTGTGACGCTGCTCGCCTGCTACGTTCCTGCTCGCCGCGCGCTCGATATTCAGCCCACCGACGCCCTCAAGACGACCTGAGTGCGATTGCACGTTTTCTGGAACCAATGGCGAAATCAAGCCTGAATCAGCCTGTATACTGGCTGCATTCTGGCTGATACCTCCCAGGTCGACCGCGCCTACGCCAGCATCAAGGCCGCCATTATTGACGGGCGCTACCCGCCGGGTGCGCCGCTTTCGGAACCGGTGCTGGCCGGCAGCCACGGCATGTCGCGCACACCAATCCGAGAAGGCCTGTCCCGCCTGTGGCAGGAGGGGTATCTCGATCGCATCCAGGGACGCGGATACTTTGTCGCGCGGGTCACGCTGCAGACTGTCCACGACAACTTCGATGTGCGCCGCCTGCTCGAAGGCGCGGCGGCCGCCCGGGCGGCCGAACTGGCCACGCCCGATGAGATTGCGCTCTTGCGCGAGCTCGCGGCGCTGCCGGCCCGGGACTACCGCGAGGCGGAAGCGGCCAACGCCCGGTTCCATCTCGCGATCGCCCGCGCGGCCCGCAACACGCTGGCCACCGAACTGATCGAGCGGTGCCTCGGACAAATCGATCGCTTCCTGTCGCTCGGCGTCTCGCCCGGCCAGTTTCAGTCGGGCGCCGCCGAAGCGCACCTCCAGATTGTCCATGCCATCGCCGGCCGCGACGCAGCGGCCGCGAAGGCGTTGATGGAAGACCACCTCGACTGCGGCAGCGATCGCATGAAGCACGCGTTGCTGCGGGGCGAGATTTCCGGCGTCGGCGTGAAGTAGCAGTTTGGATTGTTGTTCTTGGTTGTCCTCCTGGAGGCTTCAAATGAGATCACGAATGTGGATAGGGCTGGCCGTGCTGGTGCTCACGGCAACGACAGCAGCGGCCCAGCAAGGCACGTCCGAACTGCGCGGACGGGTCGTCGATGACCAGGGCGGCGTGCTGCCCGGCGTGACGGTCACGGTCACCAACCAGGCGACCGGCATGTTCCGCGAAACCGTGTCCGCCGGCGACGGCTCGTTCATCGCCAGCGGCCTGGTGCCCGGCACCTACCGCGCCACGGCGGAGCTGCAAGGCTTCAAGAAGTTCGACCGCCAAGATTTGCGACTCGAAGTCGGCCGGACCACCAGCATCGAGGTCACCATGTCGGTGGGCGGGCTCGAAGAGACCGTCAACGTCACTGCGGTCTCGCCGATTGTCGACCTGACCTCGAAGGAACTGGGCGGCAACATCACCAGCGACACGCTGGTCAAGCTGCCCAGCGTCAACGGCAACTTCGTCGGCTTTGTCGGCCTGCTGCCGGGCATCGTGCCCTCGGTCAGCACCGAATCGTTCGGCAGCGACTCGATCTCGGCGAACGGCCAGGATCCGCGCAACAACAACTACATGCTCGACGGCAGCAACAACAACGACGACGTGATCGGGCAGCGAGCGGGCACGCAGGCGCGCACCCCGATCGAGGCGATCCAGGAGTTCCAGGTGATCACCGGCCAGTACGACGCGCAGTACGGCCGTACCTCGGGCGCGGTTGTCAATGCCGTAACCAAGGCCGGCACCAACAACTTCCGCGGCGTGGTGTTCGGGTTCGTGCAGGACACCAAGCTCACCAGCAACCACTTCTTCGCGAAGCAGAACAACCTGCCCAAGCCGGAAACCAAGTACGAGCGCTGGGGCGGCACCTACGGCGGCCCGATCGTGAAGAACAAGGTCCACTTTTTTTCTAGCGTGGAGCGATTCTCGATCGACCGGCCGAACGCCATCAATATCCCCGCACGCCCGGAGTTCAACGGCACCCAGGTGACGGCCGACCGGGTGTGGAACACCATCATTCGCGGCGACCACCAGGTCAGCAACAACACGACCTACAGCATCCGCTGGCTCCGCGAGCAGTCGCCGCAGGTGAACCAGATCATTGGCGCCGTCACGCCGGCAGCCAACCGCGAGGAGTCGGACGTCGACCAGACGGTAGCGGGCAGCCTGAACATGGTGCTATCGAACACCAGGGTCAACACCCTCCGCATCAGCTGGACCCGCGAGAACGTCACCTTCGCCAACAACTGCTTCAACACCAACGGCCGCGACATGACGAAGTGCCCGGTCACGTTGCAGTTCCAGGACTACACCGACCAGCAGAGCAACACCGCTTCGTCGCGGATCAACGACGCCATCCAGGTCGAGAACACCCTCGCCTGGTTTATTCCGGGCCGGGGCGGCGACCACGATTTGAAGCTCGGCGCGCAGTATTCGTACTCGACCGCCTACAACACCAACGATGGCAACCTGAACGGGACCTTCCAGTTCCAGCGCAGCAATGTGCCGTTCAATCCGGGTATTCCGTCAACCTATCCTGATCGGCTGCAGGTTCGCGTCGGGGGGGCCAACATCTTCTACCAGAAGGCGCATTACATCTCGGGGTTCGTCCAGGACAAGTGGCGCCTCGGCAACAACGTGACGCTGAACCTCGGCGCCCGCTACGACGTCGAGTTGATCCCGTTTCCCGATGAAGACGACGACCCGCTGGTCGACAAGCACCCTGTCGACAAGAACAACCTGGCACCCCGCCTCGGCTTCACCTACGACATCGGCGGCAAGAGCGTGGTCCGCGTTGGCCTCGGCCGCTTCTACGACAAGACGCACTTCGAGGTGATTGGCGGCCTCTACACCGGGACACCGTTCACCAGCTCATTCCTCGTGAACTTCCCGACCGCGGCGGCCGACAACGGCCCGCGCAACGGACAGCTGCCGACTGACCCGTTCCTCGTCAACGGCCCGGTGCTCAACCGGGCGCTGCTCGACCAGCTCTACCCTGGCGGACAGCGCCTGCGAAATACCGGCGCCACCTGGGACAACCCCGACCGCCGGACCCCCTACACGGACGAGGTCAGTATCGGCTACGAGCGCCAGCTGCGCGCGGAACTGAGCGTGAGCGCCGACTACATCTACTCGCGCGGCCGCGACCTGCTGATGCAGCGCGTCCTCAATCCGCAGATCCGCTCGAACGCCACGGTGGCGGCCTCGACCCTGACGCGCGTGCCGAGCGCCGACCTCACCGCCGCGGTCGCCGACCTGGCCGCCAAGTACCCCGGCTTCGCCCCGTTCACCACCAACGTGATTCAGTACGTGAACGTCGGCGAGCTCGATTACAACGCGTTGATGCTCCAGTTGAAGAAACGCTTCAGCAACAATTACAGCGCGCAAGTGTCGTACACGCTGGCCAAGTCGAACGGCAACACCTCGGGCAACGGCGCGCCGCAGAGCGGCTTCCAGGTGCGCGACGACTTGCGGCTCGACTTGAACGAG
This region includes:
- a CDS encoding gluconate 2-dehydrogenase subunit 3 family protein, whose translation is MDRRDVLRGLASGAAAPLLGSLFPDELLAWGREVHLAVGAGQPAADSLPGSVVQTLTAACERIIPADDTPGATAAGVPAFIDRMLRDWHDQAERTRVVAGLESLDALARTRFGRSFAACPSAEQDALLLELDREGPTHWFGAVKYLTIWGYFTSEVGVVRELGQWPLPGRYDGCAPYAPRPRKAQVQP
- a CDS encoding sugar phosphate isomerase/epimerase codes for the protein MNRREAIRTLASAAMATTVPWSGAAQQPFRFGYAAITWGGNDRQALADIEAVGFPGVQLRTAAVDVFGDRPAELKELLARHHLTMVALSSGNLGIDPTLEAEEMARHTRHARFVRDVGGLYLQIIDSRPKRAITSADYRTLGSRLTELGKRTADVGIPLGYHHHMASLGEAPDEIDRVLDAADPRYVRLQLDVAHYLQGGGDPAAAIRKYGSQILFLHLKDVETRSPEPGLVQLRPYRFVELGRGRVDLPAVMKALGEVGFKGWIVVELDAVPDGARSPKEAAELNRRYLTDRLGQTI
- a CDS encoding carbamoyltransferase C-terminal domain-containing protein; translated protein: MATLYLGIARARLGPAAALIDTGRGLAACEENRLTRARQAPTLGGPDLAIAELLTFLGRKDRDITATAVVRDEDATPWAVAGRRDVAAHQAHAEYAFRASGFGSALVVICDASVPKGWSAWHYRGTGVTDAVPLDVDAGNFPIARIYSELTAALGLLPARDEHLTEAMARAGVDRQHGLADAIAVADAGMQVPTRFRELVTDAARGDASRQRDVAASVQRRLGECLVELLRRLATASGAKDVCLSGGLFFNTDLNTTAAHCGVFERTFLPAHPGRNGSAMGAALLAAAAAGTPAVSGTSGAYLGPAYDAAQINATLENCKLSFDLQRDEQVVETVLEAIAAGRLVGWFQGRLEWGPRALGHRTVLADPFSPYVLDNLNGYLKKRAAFRTYGVSVPRSRLGDLFVVPAGLTGPPQPSPFMQYEYTPRDPERFRTLLPNGATTVRVHTVGEDEPRYLRLLERWGELSGTPALVNTSFNGFHEPLVCSPRDAIRVFYGTGLDLLAMEGFVLRK
- a CDS encoding VWA domain-containing protein, translated to MRQAITTALACLLTAAAGHAQGGSPSQQPSATFRTDVNLVEVHAVVTDARGEFVRDLTRDDFKIFESGRVQTPSVFQLVDTPMAAQTRKTTSLTAEPDVRASAARFEGRLYVLVLDDLHTNALRSQSVRRAARQFIERHLADGDLAAVVHTSGRSDAGQELTPSRRLLLAAVDRFHGQKLPSITAERLAVHLNDRDLERAMNSSGDTGSASSSNATSRTEDPRDAERGMNAQRALGAIRNIAKWMSDVPGRRKSLVLFSEGIEYDIYDVFNNRAASSIMADARDAVAAAQRANVTIFAVDPRGLTQLGDEAITIQSLSDDPQVDYGTSRGFANELLMAQESLISLAQETGGLAVVRQSDLAGGLARIERDTSRYYILGYVADPTTSPGKFRKIEVKVNRPGLTIRARRGYVPADLKSAERRDTGVKAGTSPALAAALGNPVPVGDVPMRVWAAPFKGTGKSASVALAVEIDGSALQYRQQGDRFLENLELSIVAADHDGKIRGSDRQTLNLKLKPETHQRLTSGGGVRMLSRIELPPARYQLRVGLHESNGGAVSTVPLDLRFPTTQNCRLRSVDW
- a CDS encoding Crp/Fnr family transcriptional regulator, with product MQPLAESATHYAPGEVIYSQGDRAEQVMYLESGCIKLSVLSSAGKFGVIAMLNSCQFFGEGALAGQPYRTATARAVGQCSVISVAKTAMAALLYRPDDVSSRFIAHILNRNVRIEDDLIDHLFHPAEKRLARTLLLLAKDLSEGAPLVTVPPIAQETLAEMIGTTRSRVNFFLNRFKSLGFIEYQAGQPLTVNTTLLTALLYD
- a CDS encoding PadR family transcriptional regulator produces the protein MSRSADLLPGTLDLLILKSVSLGTLHGYAVLLRIEQITGGALQIQQGALYPALYRLESQGLIESEWGLSDNNRRAKYYKLTTAGRQRLRDESAGWNRLAVAMASALRATSQEI